The stretch of DNA ACACTGCCGCAAGCCGGTGCGGCGACAGCATTCTGGCACAGCTGAGGGCCTTTGCGGCCTCAGGAAATGCTTGTCGTCGTGCTGGAACGTGAACGTTGTCCAGTCGGTCGTGCTTGGAATGTGGGCGTCGGTCTTTCGATGGTGGGGTAGAAGTAGCGTCGGACTTTCTATCGTGCGTGCCGCTCACTTGTTCTTGCGCCTGCTCACTTCTGCAGTCTTCTGGTGGTAACGAACGTATGGTACTCTGCGCGAGATTGAATTTCAGCAGGCGTCACGCGCAAAAGTGAGGAGGGAGGGAAAATGGCTCAGCTTCGACTGGGAGAATGCGTGGATCTTGAGCTGCCGCCAACCACCTTTGCTAGCCACCTCCAACCACCGCAATTATCCAGCTCACGCTCGTCACGGCTTCGAGGACCCTCGAGAGAAAATAGTGTCTGACGTTGTCGGCTGCTGTTAGAAGTCGTTGCGCTCTTGTCTGGTACTGCCTTCTGCGCTGGACATCGCTACCATCGCCTTCGCTAGGTTGTTTCGTCGTTGGTCCAGCAACCATTGATCGGCGCACGGACCACATGTTCGATATGCTTGCACATCGCGTCAGGAACCACGAAGTCACGGGAACTGCGACAGTGATGTCCTTGCCACTACGTAGACTGAACAGCATTCTGATTCCGTTGCTTGCATAGCGCAGCTTCCATGCGGAGGCACAAACACATTATACTTGCAATGCTGGCAGTGCACTATTTTCATTCTTCGCTCTTTGCAGCTCGCCGTTCGACTTGCCCTGGCACCACCGCACCCCGGCCAGCCTTGCCACTGCTGGTCTTCGATCAAGCTGCTGGCGATGGTGGCGGTTTGCCATCCTGCTCTCGACGTACATCCATCTCCACTCCAGCCTGGCTACCTGGTAGTTCATACGACATATGCTGTGGCTTGGCTCTCGGATCATTAGTGAAATAGCTGGGCGGCCTGGGTGACCACTCGCCGTTCTGGAATTCTGGTGAGTTGTGATACGAAGGTATGGAGGGAGATGTCTGCCAATTTCCTACAATATTGTCAGTCAGGTTTTCGTGAAAGTTTCTCACACGCGCAATCCTACCCGGTAGTTGTTTCAGCGCGACTGCTGTGCTGGCGTCATGCGACAATTCTGGTACTCCTGGCTTGCTCTCGTCCTCCGCAGGCGCAGAAGAGACAGCTGCGGCGGCAGCTCGTCTTTTACGTCGACGTAGCATCCAGATAAGGCCGAATAAAATTGCGGCGAGAGCGACGATACCGCCTACCACGCCTCCAGCTATGGCACCTGTGTTCGtacctccgcctccaccggAATCATCGTTGTCGCTGGTCGGGGCCAGGTCCGTGTTTTCTGTACTGCTGGCTTCCCAAGTCTCGTTCAGACTCAGAAAAGGTTCCGATAAGGTTGGATTTGTCGTAAGGAAAGCCCCAGCTAACGCAGTAGAGGCACATCCGTTGGTCGACGAACACGCCGGTGATGTGCAGCAGCCCCAAAAAGGCGGGCTGGTGAAGTTGCCTGATATCGGACATGGGGCGTCAGCACAAGTTGCGAATACCTTCCACGCATCTGGTGAAAACCACTTACATGTGAAGAACTGGCCGGTGCTACATTGTTGATCCGGAATAGCTCCATATTGCGCTGTATCAAAGCTGGTCGTTACGAGGTTGCCTGCTGCGCATCCAACAGCACATGGATTACTCGCGCAACATCCTCTGCATTTTATCGTTAATCGACAACTCCAAGATTCTGTGTCGCGTTTCTGCACTCACACAAATCTACTGCCATCGCCACATGCATAGAACTGCCCACCGCTGGGACAGCTCATGTTCGGAGTTACAGCCATATTAATTGTATTAGTCGTATTGCGCAAGTCAAGCTCAAAAAGACTGGTTGGAGTTGAAAGGCTGCGAGGAGAAAAGACTTGTCGTGAGAAAGTGAGAATCTCACTGCAGAGATGACGGGCCGCCTAGAGGCAGCCCTCCAAGAATTCGTGGCTATGTTTTCGAATGCCGTGCCAGCATAGCGCTCCTCCCAAGAAAAGTTGCGCCGAATACCAAGGATAAGCTCCCGTCAGCTTGAAGGTAAAGCAAGACGTAGCTGCGTGGCATATTCCTTAGGTGAGAGTCTGCTAGACCAAACAACTATGCTTCTGCAAGCTTATTTCTCTGAGCAGAGTGCGGTTGTTCGACTGCCCTTTGTTTCGCAGAAGTTGTGCGACGTCGAATCTCCGCATCGACTCTGCGCCGGGGCCGACGAAACAGACTTTTGTCGTGTCGTGTGCAGTGCCACACGGCTGCAGCCCATCGTCAGCCTTGTGTTGGCAGCTCCATCTCCTGCGCCAAGAGCGAGCTGAAAGGCAGATCCTTGGGACGAGCTCGTACAAGCACAAACACGCATGACGGAACTTCGCATATTACGAAGGTGCATGCGACTCTCACAGGAGTATTTCTTCGATGCGGCCAGGTGCAAGGCACCTGGTAGCCCTACAGCTGTTCCTACGCCGCGGAGGTAAAGTGTCGAATCAGCCAAGCCAAGGCAATCCTTCTTACATGTGTAGGTGGGTCGGCTCGCGTCGCAGTCGGTGAACGGGCTGCATGGAGGCATCAAGTACGCGGCTGAGGAGCGAGTGCGTGTTTGAGGATCTCATGCAGACTCCGATCGGCATCCCCGGGCATATCACCACAACGGAGTAGGCAATGTGGCGGCAATGGTCTCCGGAACGTGGTCAAAGTCGTGCATACCCTCAAGCTAGCACAAGGATTCCGGCGGTGATGCAATTAGTAACAAGTGATCAGACTGGCCTGTGGAGGGGGCGGCGGATCATCTGAACCACCAGTTCACCTAGAGCATGCGTCAGCACAAAGACAAATGTCAAAACTGAGGGCCTGGCTCACCGATCCGACGATGCCATTCCCTTCGCCTTTGACGCTGTGCCAGTAGCCCTTGGGTATGTAAATGCCATCGCCGCTATCGACCTCGGCCTCGAAACAATGCTCCATATGACTTCCTTCTGATTGCCAGACCTCGTTCTCCAATGCctgcttctcttctccctgcatcatctcttctcctcgcatCGTTGCTACGGCACTCCCACCAATCTGCTCTTGAACTTTGGCGAAGATGGCATAGCCCACCTGCGGCGCGAAACAcctgatcttcttctttccagcAAGTTGCACAAACACATTCGGATTGGGATCTCTGTGCAGCGGTGTATAGGTCGGAGCCTGTCCTATCCATAGAGAAGAGCCATAGATGTCTCCTTTGCCAGCTTGCAACACCACCTCAGGCGTCGGTACGTCGTCGCGGAGAGCTTTGGGGAAGTCGGAGAGTGAGGCCTGTGCCAGATAAACCCGTGCCGTTGGAGTCGTGACAGTGGAGGTGCTAGTGAAGAAGTCGTTAGATTCGGTCTCCCGTTTCACGATAGCTCTCGCATGCGGCACATATGCTGAGAAGTAGCGGTTGTGCCTTTTGCGATAGCGGGACGTGGAGGCCTTGACGCACTCTAGGAAAAAGCTCAGTGAGTGTTCCACTCGGACGAACTGGCCATTGTTCGTGATCTCAAGAGGAACTATAGTTGCCCCGAACTTGGAGAGGTAGGCGACATCCAGGGCCACCCGGCCATGCTTTGCATTCTCAAACCATCGCTGGAGAGCCGGTATGGTCTCGAAATGCTTGCGAGGAAATAGCGCAGGTTTCCCAGGCTCGAAGGCTTCACGGCGGAATGTCTCCAGAGTCGCGTCGGACAGTACCGGGATTGGACGAGCGTGACGGAGTGTCGAATATCGTCTACATGGTGCTCTTGACACTCGTACAACGCCTCTGCAAAGCATGAGCTGCGGCTTTGGAGAGTCTGAAAATACCGGATGCGGCGAGGAAGTCAATGTGGAGGAGGGAGGGCTCAATAATATATGCCACTTCTGAGCCAGGCAACTGCGCTTCCCTATTGGCTCCGCAAGCCACGCGCTGAAACACAAAAGCACCCCAACTTGTGCAACACTCTTCATACAATACATCAGCTGCTTGATGGAAGCGAGCCGGCAACAGATCCTGCTGGCCTATCGCCATCTATACCAACATCTACTTCGAGCCGTACAATACGCAAAGCCCCAGCGCTATGTAGCACGAGATCGGCTCAGGAATGCGTTCCGCTCCTCAGAGCGAGAGCAGTTCAATGCCAAAGAAATTGAGAGAACCTTGGAGTTTCTGAGAggtgcagcagcatctcgGGGAATGGAGCACCGCATCGTCAAGAACCTCATGTTTGTATGGTGGACGAGAAGTCCAATGGGAGATATGCCACCGATGTTTGTTCCAACTATTGCGTTTACCCTTCATTGCATCGAGCTGATCATTACCAGGCGAAATGAGGACGCCGCTGCAAGGCGAGCTGCTTTCACAGCGTTTGATGAAACCATCCGCAAGCTGAATCAAACGATGGGAATGTGTATTAGATGAGATGTGTCTTAGAATACTCCGTACACTTCGCAACACGCGTTCGCGAAGGTGGTAATCAAGCACGATGCCATTCACTGCATGACCGGCTGGTTTTTCAAAAGCCCACCCCACGTATGCGAGCCACGAGCAACACGAAGACGAAAAAATCCTTCGAACGTGCCATTGCAGTGGCCAATTGAAGTCAGCAGAAAAGAACATGTAAGGGCAATATTGACTTTCCCACATTGCTGTATTCTAGCATTTCTTCGAATTGGAACAAGACGTTGAGGTCTTTTATTCTCCAGACTTGGGTATCTCTCTATCAGTATAAACTCCCTGTTTCGCCGTTTTGGTGTTTAGGCCGGTCGCCTTAAGCAAGCCATGATCTTCCCTGCGTGCAATGCAAGACTTCTCAGCCATTCCTTCATGCCgacatcttcatctccttcttcactcTTTCACACTTATTttgatttcttcttctgctcttggTCTCTCTTCGCGTAGATCTGGGACGTAAATGGATCCTCGAAGCGCAGCGCGATTTCGTAGACCACATAAACGAGGGCACTCAGCACAAGTCCCGCAGGCTTGCCGAACCACAGGGCAGTTCCAATAAAGCTCATGGTACTCCCATAGTACATCGGTGATCCCGAGACGTTGAATGGAAACCCGGTCACGATCTCGTCCATGAGGATGCCAAAGTAATCGCCGAGGTATGTGCCTGTTATCCCCAATGCCCACATGCTTGACAGAACAAGAACGTTACCACTTGCAACTAATCCAACAGCCAAAGCCTGCGACACGAAGCCTTCGAGAAGTGGGTGGGAAGGTTGGGCGCGAAGAGCTCGCTCGTAGAGTGCGTCCCGGATGATAccgatggagaagatggtcaCGGCGAGGGCGTAGCAGCCATAGCGAGGGTTGCCGCCAGCGAGCTTAGTGATGGTTTTGTTGTGGTATTCGCTGCGCGCTGCAATGTTCCAGAAGGTGGGATTGAACACGATTGAGGCGGCGGAAACTACAGATACAGGGTCAGTGGGCGGCTCGGGGTGTGGCTTGCGAAGTCCGAGGAAGACTTACTCCAGAGAGAGGGTTGGCTGAAGTCAACGAAGCCCAGCAGGGACGCTGGAGTGGGAGCCATGGCGCGAAGTGAGTGCACAGAGAAGCTGGTCTGGTAGCGAAACGTTGGAGGTATTGGGTTGCTTCCAACAGTGGAGCGAGTGAAGAGAGCTCCAGTTGCCAGCTGTGTGTGGGCCTTACGTCAGGTCAACGAGCTTCAGCACACCCCACACGGCACTTGACAGCCACGCATCTTCACATGCTTACAGTAACGATGCTGAGCCAAAAGAGTTCTCAACTGTCATACCGATAAAACTACATGTTACTGTGTAGACGATTATACCGAACTCCGTTGGCAGTACTGTTCATTTTCCCTGACAATCATTCCTTATGCAATGCAAAACCTACACCTATACAGATTCCCAGCTCAAACGCCATTGGACGCGCACGAGAAGGGACCTAAAGAAGAAAAGGTGTCAGTGTGTATTCAGAAACGGAAGCTTCAGTGTTGCACCTACCTCCAAAGCCTTCGCCCTTGTACCCCTGTCTGATACTTTCCACACTGGCATACGTGCCGCCTCCCAGGAACAAGAATCCAATCGCGATCAAGCAAACGTTGAGAGCGATCCCCAAGTATCCTCGAACGCCTCTCGTCTTCCAGAAATCCGGTCCATAGTCTGCGTTCCGCATTCTGATATATGCAGTGCCCCAGAAGATGAAACCGAAGAAGCTGTCGAAGAGCGAGCTCATCAGCGACAGCAAATCGCTGAAGAATGGAATCACTTCTGCAATAATGAATGCCAGCACCCAAGTGACCGCCAAGATAGCAGCCCAGCCGGCCCATCCAGCAACGGTATTGCTGGTCATGTGTCGAGTGCCAGCATAAAGCCGGAAGAAAACGAAGCGAGCGCTGACAGAGGCGTACAGGACGCCCAAAAAAAGAATGGTGGGCACCATGAACGAAAATGACACCTTCTTGTACACTTCGTTCGATATTGAGCCAAATGCGGGAGAAGTGTAATACTCAGTTCCAGTCCTGGAGTAGACAATTGAGCCGACTAGAGAGAACAGAATTATCTCTGCAATGGTGACGGCCCATAGAGCCTTGGGGAAGTCCCGCGGGTTCTTCATTTCGGCGATAAAACTTGGAAGTGTGATCTGGCCGATGAAAGTGTAGCTGATGTTCATGAAGGCGTTCATGCCAGCTACGAATGTGACCGAGCTAGGGGTCACAGCGTACACAGTCGGCTCACCTAGTTTCGGATAACCGGTGGGATGGTCCTCGATACCTGCGAAAATGGTCGCTAGGATGACCGATATGAAGGTGAAAAAAGCCGAGAATCCCGCCAAAGTCGAAAGTGTGCCGAACGTACGTGGCAAGGAGCAGGCCCAGGATGCGATGGCTACGATGGCAGAGAACACGATGGTGCAGACACCGCTGTTGCCGTTCGTCATCGTGTTGAGATACTTGGCTCCTGTAAGGCAGTGAAATCCTTGGCTATAGGTTCAAGTCAGTCTCGCCTGAACCTCAAGCATCGTAATGGGGCAACTTCTGCTCACATAAAGGTGTTGTTTAGGAGGAACATGACAGCGGTAAAATACCATGCCCATTTCTTGCCCCAGAAAAGCATCTGTCCAATGTCGCAGACATCTTTGACTTCGGGATGGCGGAGGCAAAATTCCCTGAAACATTCTTAACAGTTGCAGAGAACAATGTGATCGGCGTATACATACCATACGAGCAAGCTCGTATACAACACCATAGCAGCCACGACAACAGTGAGGATGAGTCCGGGTACGAGACCGAGGATGGCGTAGGAGTATGGGAAACTCATGATGGCTAAGCAGATGTACTCCGAAAAGAGGAGCGCCGCAGTCTGTATGCACTGTCAGTAACAGTTCAACAGACCTCTTTCCAATCCAACAACAGCGCTCATTCGCGGACAGCCAGATGGAGATTCGCGAACGACGACAATGGATGCCTCCTCGCCGCGACCTTGTGTATGCGAATATCACGCTTCGCGGGACAATGTGCCTCGATACGCCGCATGAACGCAGAGATACGACAAGCGAGGCTGTGGCCGCGTCCATGGACAAACTGTGCATATTCATCATGGATTTTGGTTCGCTCTCGGCCGGTAAAACGCTTCATACTTGTTGCAAGAATGCAGCATCCATGCGCCCTCGGTGGCGAACGAAAATCAACCATACCTTCTGCCAGCTACAAGTTCGGTACTTGATCGCATTTCCCTCCTCCAGCGCCATTTGCTTCTCGACAGAGATGTCCTCCGAGCTGCTGTCCGTGACGGCGCGTCCAGCGATGGAGCCTCCAATGGACTTCGTCCGAGGTACATCGATGCGGTTCATCTTCTTTGGAACTTTCTTGCGGCCTCCGGACTCTGCAGCGTCCGGCGACGAAGCAAAGCCGTCATAGTAGCCATCTTCACCAAAACTGGGCTTTGACTTTTCGTCCTTAGGCGAATCGCCATTCTTGAGTGCGACGGACATGGCGATTGCTCAGTCTGAGTCGGACTCGGAAGAGCCGCAGAATTGATGGAAGAAGGTGTCGATGAACAGTAGCATTTACCGCGAATTGGTAGAGAATGCGACGTTCAGAAGTGTTGAGAACTATGGTAGACTTTGGTTGCGAGAGGAGAAAAAGAGGACGCACAAGTGCAGCGCGCGTATTGGAGAGAAGTAGTCAAAGGTCACATCCGCCTTCTCGGGTAGAGGCGTGCAAGGAAGGCGTGATCGGCACTGCGGCAAGTGATGGAAGAAGGGGACGTAGTTGAGCAGCTGAAGTAGTGCCGAACCATCAAGATGTGTTCTGTGCAGTCAGCGTGGCTCAATTACGCCGATGAAGCGTGGGTATTGGACGATAGGCGATCTACTCGACGAAGGATGCACAGCAGTGTCGGTTCGGTGGGGGCTTGCCACGAAACTTTCAAGTTTTGGGTGCCGTGCACGCGTACCCTGAGGCAACACACTTCGCCCGTGATGCAGCACTACGCTTTGTTACAGCGTCATTCTCCAGGCCAGGCCTGCTGCGAGCGTCTTGCCGTCAATTACCATAATAAGTGATGGAGGTGATCTGGGCTTCAGCGTTGGCGCTGCTTATGTGCGAGCCAAGCTACATTCCATCTGCTTGTGCGCACACAAGCCTTCGCATGTGGATTGTGAGGGCTGGGCAGTGACATCAGCGGCGACATGGGAATGCGACCCAAGTCACCCAACGTGCCTACATGTGGGGTCCACGACAATTGCACAGGATGAAGGATGAGCGTGGTTCTGACTATGATACATCGTTGCATGCTCGTGGAAGCGCCCAAGAGTAGCAATCTAGCTTGTGCGCCGTGCCGAAACAATTGTGCGTTGACATTGTTGCTGACTGTGATGCGGCTCATCCCAGCGATTGTGACCTGATCCCCCCCCGATCGCCGAATCTCCAAAAGCATGCTGCTATACTACGCTGTCGCGCTCTGGTTATACGGAGGCTTCTCAGTCGCGTAATCCGCCTCGTAGGAGTAGGCCGAGTAAGACGACTCCATCTCAATCTCGAACGCTGGTGCATGGGCGGGTCGAggattcttgccttctcctTGGAAAATCTCGGCCACGAACGCCAGTCCCTTCTGATCTTTGATGCGTGGCCATACTTCGACAACGTCACCATGGTGCAGTTTGCCGTACGTTTGCCTGCCAGGGCGCTCCGCCTTGTTCAACCTCTGGCCGTTGATAGTCACACCGTTGCTGCTATGCGTGAGAATGCCAACATATGCACCAGGCAAGCGATCGAGGTGTTCTTCGCCCTCAGGAATGTTCTCGATGCCTGTAGCATGCAAGAATATCGTGAAGGCTTGCTTTCCCACTCTCGTATCCATTTTGTCCTCGTAAGAAGTTGTGCAGTATTTATCGCGACCGAAGGTGTTCTTCCGCTGTTTGAGGTCTACTGTGATGTCGGCGAACGAGTCCGGCGTCGATACGAGCCTGCCCACTGGATCTCCTTTCCGAGTGGTGACACAATGTGGGATGGTCAAGGCCTCGATAGAGCGAGGATTACTCACCGCAATCGGAAGATTGTTTGGAGGGCGCACTTCCGGTTCGGGAGCAATGGACGGTGTTGGAGCGCTGTGTGATTCACTTGGCTGCCTGTTACTGGCACGACTGGACGGAAAGACTATTCGTTCTTTCGGATAGTAGTCTGGCTCGTTGACAAAGTCGTGCCCGCTCACGCGGGAGGCGTATTCGGCATTATGTGTTGAAGGGTCCGCAGGATCGTAGAAGCAGGAGGCTGATACTGGAACAGCAAAACGGCGTGTGAAAACTGGCTGTCTGGGTGTTTCATCGCAAGCCTGCTGCGGCCAGTCTTGTGGAGTATGCCTGGCGCTACCATTGTCCGTACCCAGAGGTGTGCATGGCCTGGAGTGTGCACTGCCGTCCTGACTTACATCAAACGAGCTCGGCAAGAATGGCGACTCAATATCCATCTCACGCACCATTACTTCTGTGCCCAGCAAACTGCCATTGTGTGCGCCACTGTGTATCGCTCCCTCACTCTGGCTGGAAGGCACCTCCACCTGTGACTCAGTTGAGCTGGTCCCAAGCTGCTCAGTCTCGGTTCGCTGTCTGCCAAGTGCCTGCTGGCGCATGTCTGACTGGCTGATCTCTCCGAATAGCTTGGGCGGCCTGTTCGCAGGAGCAGCGGCCTGCAATGCTTGAGCGTGTGCTTGTCCTTCGGCATTAGCAATTGGGATGGAGCCCAGCAAGTCCGGGCTGGAATCAAACAAATCATCATGCTCGTGCTCGTGATCGTCGTGCTCCaatgtcttcatcctctttgATTGTCGAGGATCGAAGAAGTCCAGATCGGATTCGTTGAGGCTGACTTCTTCCTGGTGTTGGccacgcgcagcagcagcagcagtggctcgCTCATCCAGGCTGAGAGATGCAACATCCTCCTGGGCGCCAGAGACCGCGTCTTGGTCCTCCTCCTGAATGTCATGCAGTGCTATTTCGTATGGTCGCTGAGGCGGCTCCTCCAGACCGAACCAGGCGTGACGGAGACAGTCTTCGGCAGAGTATCTGGTGAGAGGATCCGTATCAAGCATCGATACGAGTAAATCGATTGCAGCGTCCGAAATGCCATGCTTGTCGAGTTCGCTTGTGTCCAGTGGGGTGTGCATAATGTTGTCAAACATACCACGTCCAGTGGCGTCGGCAATGCCTTCGAACGGTGGTTTGTGGCATAGCGTGTACCACAGTACCGCGCCGAAAGACCATATGTCAACCGCGTGGCTGTAGCTGTGAAATTTGCGATTGGCCCGGGGCTCACGAGAACGCTTGACGCCTCGCGGGAGCGGATGGGAGTCATAGTGCGGAAAGACTTCTGGTGCACAATACAGCAAAGTGCCACAAAAGGTCTTGAGAAAAGTGTCGCTTGTGTTAATCGCCTTGGACAGACCGAAGTCGGATAATTTTACGATGAAATTGTTAGAGTCTGTGGACTTGAGGAGGATGTTGTCCGGCTTGATGTCGCGGTGGGTTATGTTCTTCTTATGGAGATAATCCAGCGCGTCCAATACTTGATGAGCCATTTGCTTGGACATACCTTCCGGCACAGGCCCATGCCGACCAATGTACTGTTGCAAGTCGCCGCACGGCACATATTCCATGATGATGTAGAGGTAGTCGTCGACCTCTTTGAAATCATGGTATGCGACCACGCTGTCGTGGCTGATGGACTGCATGATTCTCATCTCGTTGTCCAGCTTAGTGTCCAGGACGCCATTTCTCATGAAGCGACGCTTCTCCAACTCTTTGGCGGCATACAGGTGGCCATCAAGCTTGGTAGCCAATTGGTACACACTGGCAAACGCCCCTTTGCCAATGTGACCTACAACGTTGTACTTCTCGCCGCCGCTCCATCTCATGCCATACTGGTTGTTTGGCATCAACGCGGTGAAAGTTGTGTGTCGGCGAGGAGTGAAATCCGGAGGGCCTACAGGGAGGCCCTTCGAGATCCGCCACTGGCGTACAATTTCTGCCTGTCGAATCAGATAGTTCTGCATGGCATTCTCGTAGGCTGGGTAGTGCGGATCGCGGGACGGAAACCGGACGATGAATTTGATGATTTCTCCATGCGAGGGCGAAAGGACCTGGATGACGGAGCCTTGCGTGAGCATGCGACTATGAGGGTGATGATTAGTCCTCGCCTTAAGAAGAGTGTCATCAACCATGGTCCCATTGGTACTCAGGTCCTTGATCATAAGTACGCCAGTCTCATTCAAGTGGATGCAGAAATGGGTATTGCTGATCCGGCGATTGCTGTCTCTCGTGATGGCTATGTCGCAGGACTGAGGATTACGCCCAAAGGTGAGACCCAAATGTGGCTGTTTCGTCCTGTCTGAGAAGCGAAAGGCCAAATCTAGCGGGGCTTGACCCTGCCTTGCggcctcctcttcgtcaAGAATAAAAGTCATGTCCTCGTCGAGATCGGGGGGATCGGCAGGCAGGTCGCGATACTGAAGGCAGAAGTGAGGGCTCTTCCTCGAGTATTCTTGTGTCAACTTGTAGGCCGCCGGCGTAGAGGGGTGCAGAATGCAGATGACATCTGCAACGTCTTCTGCGTGAAGTCCCGAATGATTGAGGCCCAGCCGCCTTGGATCCAGCATCTCCTGCGTCAACTGCGTGGACTGTCCATCATCGTAGTCCTCATTGTCCATGCTGTCCTCTGGCGTGTCTGGCCGGGGAGAGGTGTCCATGTTGGGTATGGGCACCCGCATGAGGGATGCGGTCGGCGAGGACGGCGTTCGtgacggcggtggtggtgaaggtggtggtgatgatgggcGAAGGAAACGGAGGCTAGAGGCTTTAGGCAGCCATGGCGCTCAGACCATCAGATGATGCGACCCTTCTCGACGGACAGTGAGGAAGGTGAACGGAGTCAGCGCAACAGAAgggcgagaagcagaaggcagaCACGGCAGGCATGCTCGACTCGACGCGATAGTTCTAACGGCACGCGGCACGCGGCTGTGTTCCGGGGGCAGGCACCATTGGGGTTGGCGTCAGACTGAAACGGGTCTGTGCAGATCCCCTCCCATGCGGCTGAACTCTGCTCTGCACAATTTGTGATCTGTTCATCAACTCGAGTTGAGGCCGCCATGCGCCAGAGTCTTTTTCGGATATCTGAGAGCAGCGTCTATCGATGTCGGAGGGAGTCACTGTAGCCACGGAGCCCTGGTGCATGTACGATCTCAACACTGCACACATGGTGAGCGATTTGAGATACATAGGCTTTGGGCTCCGAAGTACCTCGCGCCAAGCACAGCTACAGTTTCTCTAGTAACCTGACCGCGCGTCTCTAGCGCGTCCGGGTGGCTTGCCTTCTTCATGATTCCAATGCAGGAGACCCATGTTGGCATACTGCCGGCAGCTCTCATACGTCGGGTCACAACTGGGTGATATCATGAAGGAGGTACATTTGATGTGGTGTTGTTTTCGGCGTACATAATGCAGTGCTAAATCTGCAAGATGCTGCGGCTAATCTTCTACTTTCGAAGCTGAGCTACGCCAGCAATGGGAACTTTGGTTGTCGAGTACGCCCATACATTTCTCTGCCCGATGCGAGCCCTGTTGATCGGCGCGTTCATCGCCCTACGAGAGCTCTTACTGGCATGAACACCATTGTTTGCCGACAGTGTGCCATCCTCGAGCGGCAATGCCGTCATTCGGAGCCATTCCTTCATCAGGCTCGGACTCGCTGCCAAAGTCTTGTTCTTCATGGCATAAGCAATGATACCTGTAACGTGCGGAGTCGCCATTGAAGTCCCTGACAGCGAGTTGACCATGTTCGGCTTGCCGATCCAGCTTGAGATTATGTTGACTCCAGGCGCGTACAGGTCTACACAGGAGCCGTGATTCGAGAAGGAGGCTCGCTGGTTATCCATATCAATCGCGCCGACGGTGATCGCTGAACCTTTCGATCCTCCGGAGGAAGCGGGTGACGATTGACAAGCATCTTCACCATTGTTGCCAGCCGCCACACATACATGAATGCCAGCTGCGAGCGCAGCAGAGACTGCAGCATCGATTGC from Cercospora beticola chromosome 1, complete sequence encodes:
- the CHOL2 gene encoding Phosphatidyl-N-methylethanolamine N-methyltransferase (BUSCO:EOG0926425H) — encoded protein: MAPTPASLLGFVDFSQPSLWISAASIVFNPTFWNIAARSEYHNKTITKLAGGNPRYGCYALAVTIFSIGIIRDALYERALRAQPSHPLLEGFVSQALAVGLVASGNVLVLSSMWALGITGTYLGDYFGILMDEIVTGFPFNVSGSPMYYGSTMSFIGTALWFGKPAGLVLSALVYVVYEIALRFEDPFTSQIYAKRDQEQKKKSK